Proteins from a genomic interval of Polaribacter sejongensis:
- a CDS encoding GNAT family N-acetyltransferase, translated as MEIVIANKSHIVYAEIICKTIEDAAQVRGTGIAKRKPEYVATKMENGNAVIALENGEFAGFCYIEQWGHGKFVANSGLIVHPNYRNIGLSKKIKQKIFEHSRTKFPDAKVFSITTGFAVMKLNSDLGYKPVPFSELTDDQSFWDGCQTCRNYDVLTRTDRKMCLCTGMLFDPAKIKKEEKTPFKEKTFQRLKRIKQALFLKKNKE; from the coding sequence ATGGAAATTGTAATTGCTAACAAGTCACATATTGTTTACGCAGAAATCATCTGCAAAACTATAGAAGATGCTGCACAAGTAAGAGGTACTGGTATCGCAAAAAGAAAACCAGAATACGTTGCCACAAAAATGGAAAACGGTAATGCTGTAATTGCCCTAGAAAATGGAGAATTTGCAGGGTTTTGCTATATAGAACAATGGGGACATGGAAAATTTGTTGCCAACTCTGGTTTAATTGTACACCCTAATTATAGAAATATTGGGTTATCAAAAAAAATAAAACAAAAGATATTTGAGCATTCTAGAACTAAATTTCCAGATGCAAAAGTTTTTAGTATTACAACGGGTTTTGCTGTAATGAAATTAAATAGCGATTTAGGCTACAAACCTGTACCTTTTTCTGAGTTAACAGACGATCAATCCTTTTGGGATGGCTGCCAAACTTGTAGAAACTACGATGTTTTAACAAGAACAGACAGAAAAATGTGTTTGTGTACGGGGATGCTTTTTGATCCTGCAAAAATAAAGAAAGAAGAGAAAACTCCTTTTAAAGAAAAAACATTTCAAAGATTAAAACGAATAAAACAAGCATTGTTTCTTAAAAAAAATAAAGAATAA
- the argC gene encoding N-acetyl-gamma-glutamyl-phosphate reductase: MKKLEVGIIGGAGYTAGELIRLLLNHPKTNINFVYSTSNAGNKLYKVHQDLIGDTEISFTSEINADVDVLFLCLGHGNSTAFLQKNSFSDNTKIIDLSNDFRLLADKNFEGKDFVYGLPELDKEIIKTAKYIANPGCFATAIQLAVLPLAANGLLQNDIHVNAVTGATGAGTSLSATTHFTWRDNNFSHYKAFNHQHLGEYNQTVNQLQPSFNSEINFMPNRGDFSRGIFATTYTKYDGTLEEAKEMYKAYYKDAAFTFVSDESIFMKQVVNTNKCLVQLEKHGNKLLITTTIDNLLKGASGAAIQNLNLMHGFEETLGLNLKANYF; this comes from the coding sequence ATGAAAAAATTAGAAGTAGGAATTATAGGAGGAGCTGGTTATACTGCTGGTGAATTAATTAGATTATTATTAAATCATCCAAAGACAAATATCAATTTTGTATACAGTACTTCTAATGCTGGTAACAAATTGTATAAAGTGCATCAAGATTTAATTGGTGATACCGAAATTAGTTTTACAAGTGAAATAAATGCTGATGTAGATGTCTTATTTTTATGTTTGGGTCATGGAAATTCTACTGCATTTTTACAAAAAAATAGCTTTTCTGATAACACGAAAATCATTGATTTAAGTAACGATTTTAGATTACTTGCAGACAAGAATTTCGAAGGAAAAGATTTTGTCTATGGTTTACCAGAATTAGACAAAGAAATTATAAAAACAGCTAAATATATTGCAAATCCTGGTTGTTTTGCTACGGCTATACAATTGGCAGTTTTACCTCTAGCCGCAAACGGATTGTTACAAAATGATATACATGTGAATGCTGTTACAGGTGCAACTGGTGCAGGAACATCTTTATCTGCAACCACACATTTTACGTGGAGAGATAATAATTTTTCTCATTATAAAGCATTTAATCATCAGCATTTAGGAGAATACAACCAAACGGTAAACCAATTACAACCAAGTTTTAATTCTGAAATTAATTTTATGCCAAATCGTGGTGATTTTTCTAGAGGAATTTTTGCAACTACGTACACAAAGTATGATGGCACTCTTGAAGAAGCAAAAGAAATGTATAAAGCATATTATAAAGATGCCGCTTTTACCTTTGTTTCTGATGAAAGCATTTTTATGAAACAAGTTGTAAACACCAACAAGTGTTTGGTACAATTGGAAAAACACGGTAATAAATTATTAATTACAACTACTATAGATAATTTATTAAAAGGTGCTTCTGGTGCAGCAATTCAGAATTTAAACTTAATGCATGGTTTTGAAGAAACATTAGGTTTAAATTTAAAAGCGAATTATTTCTAG
- a CDS encoding argininosuccinate synthase, protein MKKLVIAYSGGLDTSYCAVSLSKEYDVHAVSVNTGGFTKEEIKHIESNAYKMGVSTYKNIDAVATFYNKVVKYLIFGNVLKNATYPLSVSAERIIQAIEIVEYAKSIGAEYIAHGSTGAGNDQVRFDMIFQTLAPGIKIITPIRDQKLTRQEEIDYLKSEGIDMPWEKSKYSVNKGLWGTSVGGVETLKSELPLPSEAYPSQLEKEGEEKVTLTFKNGEFVALNGQENAPEVNIEKLNDIASAYAIGRDIHVGDTIVGTKGRVGFEAAAALITVKAHHLLEKHNLTKWQLQHKEYLSSFYGMHLHEGQYLDPVMRDTEAFLQSSQKMVSGNVVVSLKPYHFSLDGIISDHDLMSSAFSTYGEENKAWTADDAKGFIKILGNQNKIYRQVNNK, encoded by the coding sequence ATGAAAAAATTAGTAATAGCTTATAGTGGAGGTTTAGACACATCTTATTGTGCAGTAAGTTTATCAAAAGAATATGATGTACACGCCGTAAGTGTTAACACAGGCGGATTTACAAAAGAAGAGATAAAACACATTGAAAGTAACGCCTATAAAATGGGTGTTTCTACATACAAAAATATTGATGCAGTTGCTACATTCTACAACAAAGTAGTAAAGTATTTAATTTTTGGTAACGTATTAAAAAACGCTACATATCCTTTATCTGTAAGTGCAGAAAGAATTATTCAGGCAATAGAAATTGTAGAATATGCAAAGAGTATTGGCGCAGAATATATTGCACACGGAAGTACAGGTGCAGGAAACGACCAAGTTCGTTTTGATATGATTTTTCAAACCTTGGCTCCTGGCATCAAAATTATTACTCCAATTAGAGATCAAAAATTAACAAGACAAGAAGAAATCGATTATTTAAAATCTGAAGGTATTGATATGCCTTGGGAGAAATCTAAATATTCTGTAAACAAAGGTCTTTGGGGAACTAGTGTTGGTGGTGTTGAGACTTTAAAATCTGAATTACCTTTACCTAGTGAAGCATATCCTTCTCAATTAGAAAAAGAAGGTGAAGAAAAAGTTACATTGACTTTTAAAAATGGTGAATTTGTTGCTTTAAACGGACAAGAAAATGCACCAGAAGTAAATATTGAAAAATTAAATGACATCGCTTCTGCGTATGCAATTGGTAGAGATATTCATGTAGGAGATACTATTGTTGGTACAAAAGGAAGAGTTGGTTTTGAAGCTGCAGCAGCTTTAATTACAGTAAAAGCACACCATTTGTTAGAAAAACACAACTTAACAAAATGGCAATTACAACACAAAGAGTATTTATCTAGTTTTTACGGAATGCATTTACATGAAGGTCAATATTTAGATCCTGTAATGAGAGATACGGAAGCTTTTTTACAAAGTTCTCAAAAAATGGTTTCTGGTAATGTTGTGGTTTCTTTAAAGCCTTATCATTTTTCTTTAGATGGAATTATTTCTGATCATGATTTAATGTCTAGCGCATTTAGTACATATGGTGAAGAAAATAAAGCATGGACAGCAGATGATGCAAAAGGTTTTATTAAAATTTTAGGAAATCAGAATAAAATATACAGACAAGTAAATAACAAATAA